One genomic window of Arachis hypogaea cultivar Tifrunner chromosome 8, arahy.Tifrunner.gnm2.J5K5, whole genome shotgun sequence includes the following:
- the LOC112705104 gene encoding aspartic proteinase CDR1-like, producing MGSLTKSHLCFLVTFLFAIHVLHYISPLEANNHGGFSARLIRKNLPSRRSIFQPNIYNSGESPVNAYLGQYLMEVSIGTPPVTIQGIADTGSDLVWTQCVPCDNCYKQQKPLFNPKKSSTYSNIACTSQLCHKLDTGVCSPQKQCNYSYGYEDSSLTKGVLAQETLTLEQNRKVSGFIFGCGHNDKGGFNDHEMGIIGLGRGEVSLISQIGYNFGGKLFSMCLVPFGTDPSISSEIRFGSGSEVIGHGVDSTPLVFKEGDKTTYSVTLNGISVGHKFLPFSSSSQNVAKGNMFLDSGTPPTILPQDLYDRLVAEVRNQVKMEPIKDDPQLGNQLCYKTKTNLRGPMLTAHFFDHVNLQLSPIQTFIPPKDGVFCLAFTNTSSAVGVYGNFAQSNFWIGYDLEHQFISFKATDCTKH from the exons ATGGGTTCTCTCACAAAATCTCATCTATGTTTTTTAGTTACCTTTCTTTTCGCCATTCATGTCTTACATTATATCTCACCTCTTGAAGCCAATAACCATGGCGGGTTCAGTGCTAGACTGATCCGAAAAAACCTTCCTTCTAGACGCAGCATCTTTCAGCCAAATATATATAACTCTGGAGAGTCCCCAGTGAATGCCTATCTTGGTCAATATCTCATGGAGGTTTCCATTGGAACTCCACCCGTAACCATTCAAGGTATCGCTGACACAGGTAGTGATCTCGTGTGGACGCAATGTGTACCATGCGATAATTGCTATAAGCAACAAAAACCCTTGtttaatcctaaaaaatcctcCACTTATTCCAACATCGCATGCACCTCACAGTTGTGTCATAAGTTGGACACAGGCGTGTGTTCTCCTCAGAAGCAATGCAACTACAGCTATGGCTATGAAGATTCTTCCTTGACAAAAGGTGTTCTTGCACAAGAAACACTTACCTTGGAGCAAAACCGTAAAGTTAGTGGCTTTATTTTCGGCTGTGGACATAATGACAAGGGTGGTTTCAATGATCATGAAATGG gTATAATCGGTCTCGGAAGAGGGGAAGTGTCTCTAATCTCTCAAATAGGTTATAACTTTGGAGGCAAGTTGTTCTCGATGTGTTTGGTTCCATTTGGCACTGACCCAAGCATTTCAAGCGAAATTCGTTTTGGAAGTGGGAGTGAAGTAATAGGGCATGGTGTGGATTCTACACCTTTGGTTTTCAAGGAAGGTGATAAGACAACATATTCTGTTACCTTAAATGGTATTAGTGTGGGACATAAATTTTTACCCTTTAGTAGTTCTTCACAAAATGTAGCCAAAGGTAACATGTTTTTAGATTCGGGGACACCACCAACTATTCTACCACAAGATTTGTATGATCGATTAGTAGCTGAAGTGAGAAATCAGGTTAAGATGGAGCCCATTAAAGATGACCCACAATTGGGTAACCAGCTTTGCTATAAAACAAAGACTAATCTTCGTGGGCCTATGTTGACAGCCCATTTTTTCGATCATGTAAATCTACAGTTAAGTCCAATCCAAACCTTCATACCACCGAAAGATGGTGTTTTCTGCTTGGCATTTACCAACACTAGTAGCGCTGTCGGGGTTTATGGCAACTTTGCTCAATCAAATTTTTGGATTGGGTATGATCTAGAACACCAGTTTATCTCTTTCAAGGCAACTGATTGTACGAAACACTAG